Proteins encoded by one window of uncultured Draconibacterium sp.:
- the queA gene encoding tRNA preQ1(34) S-adenosylmethionine ribosyltransferase-isomerase QueA, which yields MKLSKFKYNLDPERIALHPADNRDESKLMVLNRATRTIEHKLFKDLLDYFDDKDVMVFNDTKVFPARLHGNKEKTGAEIEVFLLRELNREQRLWDVLVDPARKIRIGNKLYFGDDDLLVAEVIDNTTSRGRTLRFLFDGPYDEFKQTLYSLGETPLPKFINRPVQPEDKDRYQTIFAKNEGAVAAPTAGLHFSRELLKRLEIRGVDFSYITLHVGLGNFRSVDVEDLTKHKMDSEQIWIKDEACEMVNSAKQNKRNVCAVGTTVMRTLESSVSTQGFLKPFEGWTNKFIFPPYEFSVANSMITNFHLPYSTLLMMVAAFGGYDFVMEAYEVAIKEGYRFGTYGDAMLII from the coding sequence ATGAAGTTATCAAAATTCAAGTACAATTTAGATCCGGAAAGGATTGCTTTGCACCCGGCAGATAACCGCGACGAGTCGAAACTTATGGTGTTAAACAGAGCAACACGAACAATAGAACACAAACTGTTCAAAGACCTGCTTGATTATTTTGATGATAAAGACGTAATGGTGTTTAACGACACCAAAGTATTTCCGGCACGTTTACACGGTAACAAAGAAAAAACCGGAGCAGAAATCGAGGTTTTTCTGCTACGCGAACTAAACCGCGAACAACGTTTGTGGGATGTTTTGGTTGATCCTGCACGTAAAATACGTATTGGTAACAAACTTTATTTTGGCGACGACGATCTTTTGGTTGCTGAAGTAATCGACAATACCACATCGCGCGGACGTACTCTACGTTTCTTATTCGACGGTCCATACGACGAATTTAAACAAACACTTTACAGCCTGGGAGAAACACCTCTTCCTAAATTTATCAATCGTCCGGTTCAACCTGAAGACAAAGACCGTTACCAAACCATATTCGCGAAGAATGAGGGTGCTGTTGCGGCTCCAACTGCAGGATTGCACTTTAGTCGCGAATTACTAAAACGACTTGAGATAAGGGGAGTAGATTTTTCTTACATCACGCTACACGTTGGACTTGGAAATTTTCGCAGTGTAGATGTTGAAGACCTGACAAAGCACAAAATGGATTCGGAGCAAATCTGGATTAAAGATGAAGCTTGCGAAATGGTAAATTCCGCAAAACAAAACAAAAGAAATGTCTGTGCAGTTGGAACAACTGTTATGCGTACACTCGAAAGTTCAGTATCAACTCAGGGATTTTTGAAACCGTTTGAAGGATGGACTAATAAGTTCATTTTTCCTCCCTATGAATTTAGTGTGGCAAACAGCATGATCACCAATTTTCACCTGCCATATTCAACGTTATTAATGATGGTTGCAGCTTTTGGGGGCTACGATTTTGTTATGGAAGCCTACGAGGTGGCCATTAAAGAAGGTTATCGCTTTGGAACTTATGGCGATGCAATGCTTATTATCTAG
- the truB gene encoding tRNA pseudouridine(55) synthase TruB — translation MPDFKKTYDFPGGEILLFDKELEWTSFDVVNKVRYNLCQMMGIKKLKVGHAGTLDPLATGLVILCTGKATKKIEELQLGEKEYIATLKIGATTPSFDLETEEDSQNDFTHVTRESFEKELPQFIGEIDQVPPVFSAVKVKGKRAFNYARNGEDVKLKAKKIVIKSIEIESFSLPEVKLKIVCGKGTYIRSLARDIGEALQCGAYLTGLRRTRIGDYKIEDAFQVNFFLENLNINETN, via the coding sequence ATGCCCGATTTCAAAAAAACATACGATTTCCCTGGTGGGGAAATTTTACTTTTCGATAAAGAATTGGAATGGACATCGTTTGATGTTGTTAACAAAGTACGTTACAACCTGTGCCAAATGATGGGTATAAAAAAGTTAAAAGTTGGCCATGCCGGAACACTTGATCCGCTTGCAACCGGATTAGTTATTTTGTGCACAGGCAAGGCTACCAAAAAAATCGAAGAGCTGCAACTTGGCGAGAAAGAGTACATTGCCACATTAAAAATTGGAGCAACTACACCATCTTTCGATTTGGAGACAGAGGAAGACAGCCAAAATGATTTTACACATGTTACCCGCGAAAGTTTCGAAAAAGAACTGCCGCAGTTTATTGGAGAAATCGACCAGGTTCCACCTGTTTTTTCTGCGGTGAAAGTAAAAGGGAAACGTGCATTTAATTATGCCCGAAACGGTGAAGATGTAAAACTAAAAGCTAAAAAGATTGTTATTAAGAGCATTGAAATCGAATCGTTTAGCCTACCCGAAGTAAAATTAAAAATAGTGTGCGGCAAAGGAACGTATATTCGGTCGCTAGCTCGCGATATTGGAGAAGCTCTACAATGTGGAGCCTATTTAACCGGATTAAGAAGAACACGAATTGGAGATTATAAGATAGAAGACGCTTTTCAGGTGAACTTTTTTTTGGAAAATTTAAATATAAATGAAACCAATTGA
- a CDS encoding undecaprenyl-diphosphate phosphatase codes for MTELQAFLLGIIQGLTEFLPVSSSGHLEIAHAALGIKDENNLLFVLTVHVATVLSTILVFRKDISELGKDLLAFQWNHSTKYIAKLLFSSIPIIIIGLIFRENLEAIFTGNLFFVGCMLLVTAVLLGLTQFVNKSEGKITFGKAFIIGIAQTLAALPGISRSGATIATGLLLKGKKEDVARFSFLMVLIPILGAAFIDIVTGELKSTKVDILPLFIGFVTAFISGWLACSWMIKIVKRGKLIYFAIYCALIGLIAIFAA; via the coding sequence ATGACAGAACTTCAAGCGTTTCTTCTTGGCATAATTCAAGGACTTACTGAATTTCTCCCCGTTAGTTCAAGCGGGCATCTCGAAATTGCACACGCGGCGTTGGGAATAAAAGATGAAAACAATTTGCTTTTTGTGTTAACAGTTCATGTTGCTACAGTTTTGAGCACCATTCTTGTTTTCAGAAAGGATATTTCAGAATTAGGTAAAGATTTGCTTGCCTTTCAATGGAACCATTCAACCAAATACATTGCTAAACTTTTATTTTCTTCCATACCCATTATCATTATCGGCCTGATTTTTCGCGAAAACCTGGAAGCCATTTTCACCGGGAATTTATTTTTTGTTGGATGCATGTTGCTTGTTACTGCAGTGTTGTTGGGCCTCACGCAATTTGTGAATAAAAGCGAAGGGAAAATCACTTTCGGGAAAGCATTTATTATTGGTATTGCACAAACATTGGCTGCACTGCCGGGAATATCGCGTAGTGGAGCAACCATTGCAACCGGCTTACTTTTAAAAGGGAAAAAAGAAGATGTAGCCCGTTTTTCATTTCTTATGGTTCTAATACCAATTTTGGGTGCTGCCTTTATCGACATTGTAACCGGCGAACTAAAATCGACCAAAGTAGATATACTACCATTGTTTATTGGATTTGTCACTGCTTTTATTTCAGGATGGCTGGCGTGTTCGTGGATGATTAAAATTGTCAAACGTGGCAAATTAATTTATTTTGCAATTTATTGCGCTCTTATTGGGCTAATTGCTATCTTTGCAGCCTGA
- a CDS encoding DUF3098 domain-containing protein: protein MAKKSKEVKDSAGFALGKENYKLMAIGFAVIVLGFILMAGGGSDDPTVFSEDIFSFRRITLAPIILLLGFAFEIYAIMKKPKED from the coding sequence ATGGCAAAAAAGAGTAAAGAAGTAAAAGATTCAGCAGGGTTTGCACTTGGAAAAGAAAACTACAAATTAATGGCAATTGGCTTTGCCGTTATTGTTCTGGGATTTATTTTAATGGCAGGAGGCGGCAGCGACGACCCAACTGTTTTCAGTGAAGATATTTTCAGTTTTCGCAGAATTACACTCGCCCCGATAATTTTACTACTGGGATTTGCCTTTGAGATTTACGCCATAATGAAAAAACCAAAAGAAGACTAG